One genomic window of Sarcophilus harrisii chromosome X, mSarHar1.11, whole genome shotgun sequence includes the following:
- the CYLC1 gene encoding cylicin-1: MSVPRFRRVNFGAYDNYVPVEDVSKKSWNQQHFSLMFSKPNRPGKKWRSTPSELRENSAMGDVVKDDQKATPMWMTRSLLKISEKPSAYLAARRRPPFFTGPQRTSESTEPGEKNQTSKKERNQAEKTTKKKATGLPKGSKTKQPDTADISSRESDSESKGSGESKPKEGKDSHEDKEPDAESKDSDVSEKDTEKKRKPKESDAESTDSKHEKKSNKDSRKKSGDLDKTFKRKTKSSDFEFKDSLKKDKDIKKKTKDLVIEATGLKKSDKDLRKKCKDFSIDYKNEKKDKTIKKKFKDSVVEFKDTKKKDESSKKKSKDLNNKSQNLKTEDKKPNEGDVESEYSYDSKMKSQKANVPKDSKKSKDGKITFKGSDTEPTKRESELDLETSKISCGAASARSPMAPQALPQLIKSEIRKAPLPEAQWIQKLI; the protein is encoded by the exons ttgaggatGTTAGCAAAAAATCCTGGAATCAACAACacttttctttgatgttttctaAACCAAATCGACCAGGGAAAAAATGGAGATCAACCCCTTCTGAGTTAAGAGAAAATTCTGCT ATGGGGGATGTAGTCAAAGATGATCAGAAAGCGACTCCTATGTGGATGACACGTTCTTTACTAAAAATTTCTGAGAAACCTTCTGCTTATTTAGCTGCCAGAAGAAGGCCCCCATTTTTCACAGGCCCACAAAGAACATCAGAATCCACCGAAcctggagagaaaaatcaaacgtccaagaaagagagaaatcaagCGGAGAAAACAACAAAGAAGAAGGCGACAGGTTTACCCAAAGGGTCCAAAACTAAACAACCAGATACAGCCGACATTTCATCCAGAGAATCTGACAGCGAGTCCAAAGGTTCAGGAGAGTCAAAACCAAAGGAGGGCAAGGATTCACATGAAGACAAGGAGCCAGATGCTGAAAGCAAGGATAGTGATGTCAgtgagaaagacacagagaaaaagagaaagccaaAGGAGTCTGATGCTGAATCTACTGATTCCAAACATGAAAAGAAGAGCAATAaggattcaagaaaaaaatctggggATTTAGACAAGACTTTCAAGAGAAAGACCAAGAGCTCAGACTTTGAATTTAAGGATAGTCTGAAGAAAGacaaggatataaagaaaaaaaccaaggatTTAGTCATCGAAGCCACAGGTTTAAAGAAATCAGACaaagatttaaggaaaaaatgcaagGATTTCAGTATTGACtacaagaatgaaaagaaagacaagaccataaagaagaaattcaaggATTCTGTTGTCGAATTCAAGGAcacaaagaagaaagatgaaagttCAAAGAAGAAATCCAAGGACTTGAACAATAAGTCCCAGAATCTAAAAACAGAAGACAAGAAACCTAATGAAGGGGATGTCGAGTCTGAGTATTCATATGATTCCAAGATGAAATCCCAAAAGGCAAATGTACCCAAAGATTCAAAGAAGTCCAAGGATGGGAAGATAACTTTCAAAGGATCCGACACCGAACCCACCAAGAGAGAATCAGAATTGGATTTGGAAACATCTAAAATTTCATGTGGCGCGGCCTCCGCAAGGTCCCCTATGGCTCCACAGGCGCTGCCTCAGCTTATAAAGTCTGAGATAAGAAAGGCCCCCCTG CCGGAAGCCCAATGGATCCAAAAACTGATCTGA